The following nucleotide sequence is from Lysobacterales bacterium.
GCACCGGCGGCAGCGAATACAGCGTCTGTTTGATCCTGTGCCTGCTGGTGATCGCGGCGGCGGACGCGGAACGGAGCGCGCGTCGCGACTGATGCGTCAGGCCCGCAGGATCTTCGCCATCGGCTTGCCCTTGGCGAGTTCGTCGACGAGCTTGTCGAGGTAACGGATCTTTCGCATCAGCGGATCTTCGACGTCCTCGACGCGCACGCCGCAGACGAGCCCCTTGATCAGCACCGCGTTCGGATGGAACGCGGGCGATTGCGCATAGAAGGTTTCGAGATCGTTGCTTGACGCGATCTGCTGCTGCAGACCTTGCTCGCTGTAACCCGTCAGCCAACGGATGACCTCGTCCAGCTCGGCCTGCGTCCGTCCCTTGCTCGTCGCCTTCTTGACGTACATCGGATACAGACTCGCGAACTTGATCGCGAAAACGCGGTGCTTGAGCATGTTGACCTCCCCGACGTCGTCCAAATTTACCCGAACAGGCAGGCTGGGTTGAGCCATTGCACGATCAG
It contains:
- a CDS encoding DUF2200 domain-containing protein codes for the protein MLKHRVFAIKFASLYPMYVKKATSKGRTQAELDEVIRWLTGYSEQGLQQQIASSNDLETFYAQSPAFHPNAVLIKGLVCGVRVEDVEDPLMRKIRYLDKLVDELAKGKPMAKILRA